A genomic window from Camelus ferus isolate YT-003-E chromosome X, BCGSAC_Cfer_1.0, whole genome shotgun sequence includes:
- the LOC102524065 gene encoding melanoma-associated antigen B16, whose translation MPQHQKTPQCPQDQCLQTLSKTQGLEVAQVSRALEETHLSSRPLMPGNSKEPLEAAASSPPEDAQSFYASSVAITATSSNKSDEVSMSQEEEDSPDTSQAVPDPKNVPIDALDEDVAMLVSFLLFKYQMKEPVTKADMLKIVTNKCEVHFPEIFLRASERMEMIFGLDLVEVDPTNHRYGLFIKLGLTYDGMLHGEEGIPKTGILILVLGVIFMKGNHATEDEVWEVLNLTGMYSSRKHFIFGEPRKLITKDFVKEKYLEYRQVANTDPAQFEFLWGPRAHAETTKMKVLEFVAKVHGTDPSSFPPQYEEALQDEEERARASISGRAVSPSVATASSSAKASSFSHT comes from the coding sequence ATGCCGCAGCATCAGAAGACTCCACAATGCCCACAGGATCAGTGCCTTCAGACCCTCAGTAAGACCCAGGGTCTGGAGGTGGCACAGGTCTCCAGGGCTCTGGAGGAGACCCATCTCTCCTCCCGTCCTCTAATGCCTGGCAATTCGAAGGAGCCTCTTGAGGCAGCTGCATCCAGCCCTCCTGAGGATGCTCAGAGTTTCTACGCATCTTCCGTTGCCATCACGGCCACCTCATCCAACAAATCAGATGAGGTCTCCATGAGCCAAGAGGAAGAGGACAGTCCAGACACCTCACAGGCTGTGCCAGACCCCAAGAATGTGCCCATAGATGCTCTAGATGAGGATGTGGCTATGTTGGTCAGTTTCCTGCTGTTCAAGTATCAAATGAAAGAGCCAGTAACAAAGGCAGATATGTTGAAGATTGTCACCAACAAGTGTGAAGTCCACTTTCCTGAGATCTTCCTGAGAGCCTCTGAGCGCATGGAGATGATCTTTGGCCTTGATCTAGTGGAAGTGGATCCCACCAACCACCGCTATGGCCTCTTCATCAAATTGGGCCTCACCTATGATGGGATGCTGCATGGCGAAGAAGGCATTCCCAAGACCGGCATCCTGATACTTGTCCTGGGCGTGATCTTCATGAAGGGCAACCATGCCACCGAAGATGAGGTCTGGGAAGTTCTGAATTTGACAGGAATGTATTCTAGTAGGAAGCACTTCATCTTCGGAGAGCCCAGGAAGCTCATCACCAAagattttgtgaaagaaaaatacctggaGTACCGCCAGGTGGCCAACACTGATCCTGCACAATTTGAATTCCTGTGGGGCCCAAGAGCCCACGCAGAAACCACCAAGATGAAGGTCCTGGAGTTTGTCGCCAAGGTTCATGGGACTGACCCAAGCTCTTTCCCACCTCAGTATGAGGAGGCTTTGCAAGATGAAGAAGAGAGAGCCAGAGCCAGTATTTCAGGCAGGGCTGTCTCTCCTTCCGTGGCCACTGCAAGTTCCAGTGCCAAGGCTAGCAGCTTCTCCCACACCTAG